Proteins found in one Oryza glaberrima chromosome 4, OglaRS2, whole genome shotgun sequence genomic segment:
- the LOC127769298 gene encoding AP2-like ethylene-responsive transcription factor AIL5: MDMDTSHHYPWLNFSLAHHCEMEEEERGAAAELAAIAGAAPPPKLEDFLGGGCNGGSSGGACPPVQTTAPTAAELYESELKFLAAGFQLSGAAGAAPPVPALLPAAALEQTDETKQLALPPQAAVAPPPEQKKAVDSFGQRTSIYRGVTRHRWTGRYEAHLWDNSCRREGQSRKGRQVYLGGYDKEEKAARAYDLAALKYWGPSTTTNFPVAEYEKELEEMKHMTRQEFVASLRRKSSGFSRGASIYRGVTRHHQHGRWQARIGRVAGNKDLYLGTFGTEEEAAEAYDIAAIKFRGLNAVTNFEIGRYNVESIISSNLPIGSMAGNRSTKAGLELAPSSSADAIAATEANHTGVAPPSTLAFTALPMKYDQADYLSYLALQHHQQGNLQGLGFGLYSSGVNLDFANANGNGTMSNCYTNVSLHEQQQHQHQHQHQHQQEQQQDQQDDQSQSSNNSCGSIPFATPIAFSGSYESSMTAAGTFGYYPNVAAFQTPIFGME, from the exons ATGGACATGGACACCTCGCACCACTATCCATGGCTCAACTTCTCCCTCGCCCACCACT gtgaaatggaggaggaggagaggggcgcGGCGGCCGAGCTGGCCGCGATagccggggcggcgccgccgccgaaacTGGAGGActtcctcggcggcggctgcaacgGGGGATCAAGCGGTGGCGCTTGCCCGCCGGTCcagacgacggcgccgacggccgCCGAGCTGTACGAGTCGGAGCTCAAGtttctcgccgccggcttccaGCTGAGCGGCGCGGctggggcggcgccgccggtgcccGCGCTGTTGCCGGCGGCTGCTCTAGAGCAGACCGACGAGACGAAGCAGCTGGCCTTGCCGCCGCaggccgcggtggcgccgccgcctgagcaGAAGAAGGCGGTGGACTCGTTCGGGCAGAGAACGTCTATCTACCGCGGCGTCACACG GCATCGGTGGACCGGAAGGTACGAGGCGCATCTGTGGGATAACAGCTGCCGGCGTGAGGGCCAGAGCCGCAAGGGACGCCAAG TGTACTTGG GTGGCTATGATAAGGAGGAGAAAGCGGCGAGGGCGTATGATCTTGCCGCGTTGAAGTACTGGGGTCCTAGCACCACAACCAACTTTCCG GTTGCCGAGTACGAAAAGGAGCTTGAGGAGATGAAGCATATGACACGCCAGGAGTTTGTAGCTTCACTTAGGAG GAAGAGCAGTGGATTCTCCCGTGGTGCTTCTATATACAGGGGTGTTAcaag ACATCACCAGCATGGGCGATGGCAAGCAAGGATCGGAAGAGTGGCTGGCAACAAGGATCTCTACCTCGGAACATTCG GCACTGAGGAGGAAGCTGCAGAAGCTTATGACATCGCGGCGATCAAGTTCCGTGGCCTGAATGCTGTCACCAACTTTGAGATCGGCCGGTATAACGTGGAGAGCATAATCAGTAGCAACCTTCCAATCGGGAGCATGGCCGGCAACCGGAGCACCAAGGCCGGCCTAGAGCTCGCTCCGTCGAGCtccgccgacgccatcgccgccaccgaaGCGAACCACACCGGCGTCGCGCCACCGTCGACGCTTGCGTTCACAGCTCTTCCAATGAAGTATGATCAGGCAGATTACCTGTCATACCTCGCATTGCAGCATCACCAGCAAGGAAACCTTCAGGGGCTAGGCTTCGGTCTCTACAGCTCAGGTGTAAACCTGGATTTCGCAAATGCCAATGGCAATGGAACCATGTCAAATTGCTACACCAATGTCTCATTAcatgagcagcagcaacatcagCACCAGCATCAGCACCAGCatcagcaggagcagcagcaagatCAACAGGATGATCAGTCACAAAGCTCCAACAACAGCTGCGGCTCCATTCCGTTTGCAACACCCATAGCTTTCAGTGGGTCATATGAAAGCTCCATGACAGCAGCAGGCACCTTTGGATACTACCCAAATGTTGCAGCCTTTCAGACACCAATCTTTGGGATGGAATGA
- the LOC127769775 gene encoding glycine-rich cell wall structural protein-like — translation MVRTLAVTAGNGFAAVPTTAPAAGWVLVAFGFAAAVAVVAIAVFGCADRPKQKPKRKKDKRRRRRDDDGGGGDGPDGGDGGGDDGPDGGDGGGDGGGHHDHGGDHGGGWHHHGGDHGGGGHHFSGDHGGGGGCGGGGGCGGGGGC, via the coding sequence ATGGTGAGAACGCTAGCTGTTACTGCGGGCAATGGCTTCGCCGCCGTGCCTACTACTGCTCCTGCCGCCGGCTGGGTCCTCGTcgccttcggcttcgccgcggCCGTAGCCGTCGTGGCGATCGCCGTGTTCGGCTGTGCCGATCGACCTAAACAGAaaccaaagaggaagaaggacaagcgccgccgccgccgggacgatgacggcggcggtggcgacggtcCAGATGGGGGCGATGGTGGCGGTGACGACGGTCCAGACGggggcgatggtggtggtgacggcggcgggcaCCACGACCACGGCGGAGATCATGGTGGAGGCTGGCACCACCATGGTGGAGAccatggcggcggtgggcacCACTTCTCCGGTGACCAtgggggcggtggcggttgtggcggcggcggtggctgcggcggcggaggtgggtgTTAG
- the LOC127769774 gene encoding glycine-rich protein DOT1-like, with protein sequence MVRALAVTAGNGFGAVPTAPAAGWILIGFGFAAALAVVAIAVFGCADGPKDSPRRKKDKRRRRREDGDGGGGDGGGGGGDGPDGGGDGGDGGGGDQPSSDAHGGHHHHGHGHGGDNGGGHHHHGHGHGGDHGGGGHHHHHGHGGDHGGGGWHHHGGDHGGGGGHHYSGDHGASSGFSGGGCGGGGGGGGGGGGGF encoded by the exons ATGGTGAGGGCGTTAGCTGTTACTGCGGGCAATGGCTTCGGCGCCGTCCCTACTGCTCCTGCTGCCGGTTGGATCCTCATCGGCTTCGGCTTTGCCGCGGCCTTAGCCGTCGTGGCGATCGCGGTGTTCGGCTGTGCCGACGGGCCTAAAGACAGCCCAAGAAGGAAGAAAGataagcgccgccgccgcagggaagacggggatggtggcggcggcgacggaggcggtggtggtggcgacgggccggacggcggcggcgatggcggtgatggcggcggcggcgaccagcctAG CTCGGATGCTCACGGCGGGCATCACCACCATGGCCACGGACATGGCGGAGACAATGGCGGCGgacaccaccaccatggccacGGGCATGGCGgggaccacggcggcggcgggcaccaccatcaccacggGCATGGCGGAGACCATGGTGGAGGAGGCTGGCACCACCATGGCGgagaccatggcggcggcggcgggcaccacTACTCCGGTGACCATGGGGCAAGCAGCGGATTCagcggtggcggctgcggcggcggcggcggcggcggcgggggtggtggtggtgggttctGA